A genomic window from Streptomyces sp. NBC_00234 includes:
- a CDS encoding TIGR02452 family protein: protein MSARLRGIARETEAIVEAGRYRTSDGREVSIERALTAALSGTRLYGPEPVPVAVLDRDRVPEVAVTGESSLAAAHRLTSEARGKVAVLTYASARNPGGGYLNGAQAQEEALCRGSALYATLLRAPEFYAHHRAERSTFYTDRVIHSPGVPVFRDDRGRLLDTPYTVGFLTSPAPNAGVIRSRTPEEAHRIPAALASRAERVLEVAAVRGYRRLVLGAWGCGVFRNDPVEVAGAFHALLADGGRFAGHFEQLVFAVLDRDPDSAARAAFSRTFAGQLQP from the coding sequence TTGAGCGCGAGACTGCGCGGCATCGCGCGCGAGACCGAGGCCATCGTCGAGGCCGGCCGCTACCGCACCTCGGACGGCCGCGAGGTGAGTATCGAGCGTGCCCTGACCGCCGCGCTCTCCGGCACCCGGCTGTACGGCCCCGAGCCCGTTCCCGTGGCCGTCCTGGACCGCGACCGGGTCCCCGAGGTCGCGGTGACCGGCGAGAGCAGCCTGGCGGCGGCACACCGGCTGACCAGTGAGGCAAGGGGCAAGGTCGCCGTCCTCACGTACGCCTCCGCCCGCAATCCCGGCGGCGGCTATCTGAACGGCGCCCAGGCCCAGGAAGAGGCCCTGTGCCGCGGCTCGGCGCTCTACGCCACCCTGCTGCGCGCCCCCGAGTTCTACGCCCACCACCGGGCGGAACGCAGCACCTTCTACACCGACCGGGTCATCCACTCGCCCGGCGTCCCGGTGTTCCGAGACGACCGGGGGCGCCTCCTGGACACCCCGTACACCGTCGGCTTCCTCACCTCCCCGGCGCCCAATGCCGGAGTGATCCGCAGCCGGACGCCCGAGGAGGCGCACCGCATCCCGGCCGCGCTCGCGAGCCGCGCCGAACGGGTCCTCGAAGTGGCGGCCGTACGGGGCTACCGCAGGCTCGTGCTCGGGGCCTGGGGCTGCGGCGTGTTCCGGAACGACCCCGTGGAGGTGGCCGGCGCGTTCCACGCGCTGCTCGCCGACGGTGGCCGGTTCGCGGGCCACTTCGAGCAGCTCGTCTTCGCCGTTCTCGACCGCGACCCCGACTCCGCCGCCCGGGCCGCGTTCAGCCGGACGTTCGCCGGTCAGCTCCAGCCGTAA
- a CDS encoding glycosyl hydrolase family 18 protein, translating into MVIGVLAHPSRTVALTVAGLLAAALLPAASAVASAPLPTRPLSPSSVATDASSASAEPGAGGAEPPRTVSAWLPYWDQEGAYQDALRHADQLHTVSPFWYQAISAGRIDPHPGAGERRIIDGLHRAGAQVVPTVMETMKKGALAAILTDPAQRREHADALMRTVRTRDYDGLDLDYESIAATGESTYRAVRDGFTALATDLCARLHELRKQCVITVFPKTRTTGRIWDYEAIGRVADRMRIMAYNLHWSSGTPGPIADTAWYDDILTRATALVPAEKLEMGLPAYGWDWPADPAGKSKTGHVTWKTAEALRLKVGAPYQLDEVSGTPHFSYLDGKERREVWYQDARGVATHLPVLRRHGVRNTALWALNFEDPELWPVLARG; encoded by the coding sequence ATGGTCATCGGAGTCCTCGCACACCCCTCCCGTACCGTCGCCCTCACTGTCGCCGGGCTGCTCGCAGCGGCCCTGCTCCCGGCGGCTTCTGCCGTGGCGTCAGCCCCGCTTCCCACCCGCCCGCTCTCTCCGTCCTCGGTCGCGACGGACGCGTCGAGCGCATCGGCCGAGCCGGGAGCGGGCGGCGCCGAACCGCCGCGCACCGTGTCGGCGTGGCTGCCCTACTGGGACCAGGAAGGCGCGTACCAGGACGCGCTGCGCCACGCGGATCAGCTGCACACCGTCAGCCCCTTCTGGTACCAGGCGATTTCGGCCGGCCGGATCGACCCGCACCCTGGCGCGGGAGAGCGCCGCATCATCGACGGGCTGCACCGGGCCGGCGCCCAGGTCGTGCCCACCGTCATGGAGACGATGAAGAAGGGCGCCCTCGCCGCGATCCTCACCGACCCCGCGCAGCGCAGGGAACACGCCGACGCGCTGATGCGTACCGTCCGCACGCGCGACTACGACGGCCTGGACCTGGACTACGAGTCCATCGCCGCGACCGGCGAGAGCACCTACCGTGCGGTCCGCGACGGCTTCACCGCCCTCGCGACCGACCTGTGCGCCCGCCTCCACGAGCTCCGCAAACAGTGCGTCATCACGGTCTTCCCGAAGACCAGGACCACCGGACGCATCTGGGACTACGAGGCGATCGGCCGCGTCGCCGACCGGATGCGGATCATGGCCTACAACCTGCACTGGTCGAGCGGTACGCCGGGCCCCATCGCCGACACGGCCTGGTACGACGACATCCTGACCCGCGCCACCGCCCTCGTCCCGGCGGAGAAACTGGAGATGGGACTGCCCGCCTACGGATGGGACTGGCCGGCCGACCCCGCCGGCAAGTCCAAGACCGGCCACGTGACCTGGAAGACCGCCGAAGCGCTGCGCCTCAAGGTGGGCGCGCCCTACCAGCTGGACGAGGTCTCCGGAACGCCGCACTTCAGCTACCTGGACGGCAAGGAGCGCCGCGAGGTCTGGTACCAGGACGCCCGCGGAGTCGCCACGCACCTGCCGGTGCTGCGCCGCCACGGAGTCCGCAACACCGCACTCTGGGCCCTCAACTTCGAGGATCCCGAGCTGTGGCCGGTCCTGGCCCGGGGCTGA
- a CDS encoding type II toxin-antitoxin system PemK/MazF family toxin yields the protein MTFPHDTHTTDSSSDFPGRKGPTATVEADPREAGPVRTSYAPDRDGDPDPGEIVWTWVPFEENDGRGKDRPVLVVAREEGRTLLAVQLSSKQHDLDREWVALGAGPWDSSGRQSWVDLDRVLRVHEDGMRREACALDRERFELVAGRLRERYGWS from the coding sequence ATGACGTTCCCCCACGACACACACACCACTGACAGCTCGTCCGACTTCCCCGGCCGCAAGGGGCCGACCGCCACGGTGGAGGCCGATCCGCGCGAAGCGGGGCCGGTCCGCACCTCGTACGCACCCGACCGGGACGGCGATCCCGACCCCGGCGAGATCGTCTGGACCTGGGTGCCGTTCGAGGAGAACGACGGGCGTGGCAAGGACCGGCCGGTGCTGGTGGTCGCGCGTGAGGAGGGCAGGACCCTGCTCGCCGTACAGCTCTCCAGCAAGCAGCACGACCTGGACCGGGAGTGGGTGGCGCTCGGAGCGGGCCCCTGGGACAGCTCGGGCCGTCAGTCCTGGGTCGACCTGGACCGGGTGCTGCGCGTGCACGAGGACGGCATGCGGCGGGAAGCCTGCGCACTGGACCGGGAGCGGTTCGAGCTGGTCGCCGGGCGGCTGCGGGAGCGTTACGGCTGGAGCTGA